The nucleotide window TTCGGCCAAGTGGGACGTCTGGCGTTGCGAACGGCATCTTTTCAGCGAGCGGTCTCAAACGCCGGTCATAGGTCTCATACAGTGGTTGCCGCTCTGCGCGGTTTTCGTCGATGTGTTCAAGTTGGGCGAGCAGAAACGCGGCCTGTAGTTCGCTCGGACAAAAACTAGATCCCGACTCAATCCAAGTGTACTTATCGACGACCCCGCGCAGCATCTTGGTTCTGTTCGTTCCACGCTCCCACATGTCCTCAGCGCGGTCGAACAACGAACCGTCGTTGAGAAACAGCGCACCACACAACCCAGCATGCAGATTTTTCGTTTCGTGAAACGAGATCGTGCCCATCGGGGCTATCGTCCCGAGCCACTCCTCGCCAATCTTGGCGTCGAGACCCTGCGCGGCATCTTCGACGATCGTGATGTCCGTACCCTCTGTGAGGCGCTCCAGGCCTTCCATATCTGCACCGATTCCGCCATAGTGCACCGGCACAATCGCGCGTGTCCGAGGAGTCAGGCGGCTTTCGACATCATCGACATCGATGTTCATGGTCGCAGGGTCGATCTCACAGAAAACGATGTTCGCACCGGTGCGGAGAAATGCGGATGCTGTTGTTGCGAACGTGTACGACGGGACAATCACTTCGTCACCAGGGCCGACTCCCGAGACGAGCGCCGCTAGTTCGAGCGCACCGGTGCAGCTGTGGGTGAGCAGAACGCTTGGTACACCGTACCGATTCTCAAGCAAACGTTGACATGCCTTTGTGTATGGACCGTTCCCTGCAAACACTCGTGTGTCAATGACGTCCTTGATTCACTCGAGTTCTGCTCCGGTCACGTGCGGTTCGTTGAACCTGATGACCCTTCGCTCAGTCATCGGTTGTTTCCCTGATAACCCACCGCGGCGGCCTGCGAACCTCTGACATCACAACCTCGATGTACCGGCCGAGTAGGCCCACCGACATCAGGGTCGCACCGCCGAAAAAGACGATCGGAAGAAATGTCGATGCCCACCCCGGCGGAGTGTCGGGACCGAGGAAGACGCGGACGAGGTAAACAGCACCGATGATCGCCGACACGAACGCCGTCACCAGGCCGAACCAGGCCACGAAGCGCAAAGGCAAGGTCGACGACTGTATGAAATTGTCGACAGTTAGCTTCACCGATTTCCTGAAGTTGAAGTTTGACTCGCCGATCTCGCGCGCTGAATGGGCGACGGGCA belongs to Acidobacteriota bacterium and includes:
- a CDS encoding aminotransferase class I/II-fold pyridoxal phosphate-dependent enzyme — protein: MFAGNGPYTKACQRLLENRYGVPSVLLTHSCTGALELAALVSGVGPGDEVIVPSYTFATTASAFLRTGANIVFCEIDPATMNIDVDDVESRLTPRTRAIVPVHYGGIGADMEGLERLTEGTDITIVEDAAQGLDAKIGEEWLGTIAPMGTISFHETKNLHAGLCGALFLNDGSLFDRAEDMWERGTNRTKMLRGVVDKYTWIESGSSFCPSELQAAFLLAQLEHIDENRAERQPLYETYDRRLRPLAEKMPFATPDVPLGR